The following coding sequences are from one Musa acuminata AAA Group cultivar baxijiao chromosome BXJ2-4, Cavendish_Baxijiao_AAA, whole genome shotgun sequence window:
- the LOC135610520 gene encoding chaperone protein dnaJ 8, chloroplastic-like produces MAMSMGMSGSMGAVSASSMGIYAGRSRVSRGRRSGGDVRCAASTGRLTEQYRTLRVQPGASEKEIKKAFRQLALQYHPDVCKGNNCSVQFHRINEAYDIVMSSLRGPQLEEDRWNDDADETMRGMNDPSWDLWEEWMGWEGAGIRDYSSHINPYI; encoded by the exons ATGGCAATGTCGATGGGGATGTCGGGATCGATGGGGGCGGTGTCGGCATCGTCGATGGGGATCTATGCTGGGAGGAGCAGGGTGTCGAGGGGGAGGAGGAGCGGCGGCGACGTGCGGTGTGCCGCCTCGACCGGGAGGTTGACGGAGCAGTACCGGACGCTTAGAGTTCAGCCCGGGGCGTCGGAGAAGGAAATCAAGAAGGCCTTTAGGCAGCTCGCTCTTCAG TATCATCCAGATGTATGTAAAGGTAACAATTGCAGCGTACAGTTCCATCGGATCAACGAAGCCTATGAT attgtgatgagcagCCTAAGAGGACCTCAGTTGGAGGAAGATCGATGGAACGACGATGCAGACGAGACGATGAGGGGAATGAATGATCCAAGCTGGGATTTGTGGGAGGAATGGATGGGGTGGGAAGGGGCTGGTATCAGAGACTACTCCTCGCACATCAACCCTTACATTTGA
- the LOC103981821 gene encoding tubby-like protein 4 has translation MTAVPKKPHPLPSSHHRNSASPHQSRCQDPLLDPDKENLVPVVSLNACKGKKLDVKPALRPSSLQLCMKLNEPPQPSSSSSSLLGPPKPWEPLSSSSDVWDQFSDSESAPASSWSTLPNRSLLYRPLPLDVGRCTCIIFKERTQGRSGMSFYTLYTNEGQGRQDRKLAVAWHRRRNGRSEFIVAQNPNGIFCNSDESFLGSITANLMGSKYQIWDQGNRFDPRKKHSRHLLGLVVYLPTVTTITGNYRSLRAWIPKYQSMQLKNSNTTQIQHINGLPKDWGENSNRANRLVSRVPYYNTFTKRHELDFRERAGRTGPIIQSSVKNFQLTMEEKGKQTILQLGKIGKSKYVMDYRYPLTGYQAFCICLASIDSKLCCSV, from the exons atGACTGCTGTTCCAAAGAAGCCCCATCCACTGCCCTCCTCCCACCACCGCAACTCCGCCTCGCCCCACCAATCCCGCTGCCAAGATCCCCTCCTCGACCCCGACAAGGAGAACCTCGTCCCCGTCGTCAGCCTAAATGCCTGCAAGGGAAAGAAGCTGGACGTCAAGCCCGCGCTGAGGCCATCCTCCCTGCAGCTCTGCATGAAGCTGAACGAGCCGCCCCaaccatcgtcgtcgtcgtcgtcgctccTCGGGCCGCCCAAGCCGTGGGAACCGCTATCCTCCTCGTCGGACGTGTGGGATCAGTTCTCCGACTCCGAATCCGCGCCGGCCTCGTCTTGGTCCACTCTTCCCAACAG gtCCTTGTTGTATAGGCCTCTGCCTCTGGATGTTGGGAGATGCACTTGCATCATATTCAAGGAGAGAACACAAGGCAGGAGTGGGATGTCTTTCTACACACTTTACACCAAT GAGGGCCAGGGACGACAAGATCGGAAACTGGCTGTTGCATGGCACAGAAGGCGAAATGGCAGGTCTGAGTTCATTGTTGCTCAGAATCCAAACGGAATATTCTGCAACTCAGATGAGAGCTTCTTGGGCAGTATAACAGCGAACCTCATgggatcaaaatatcaaatttgggaTCAG GGGAACAGATTTGATCCTAGAAAGAAGCATTCCAGGCATCTTCTCGGGCTTGTAGT GTACCTTCCTACAGTAACTACAATCACAGGGAACTATAGAAGCTTGAGGGCATGGATTCCCAAGTATCAATCCATGCAGCTAAAGAATTCGAACACCACCCAG ATCCAACACATTAATGGACTTCCAAAAGACTGGGGGGAGAATTCGAACAGAGCCAATCGGCTTGTCTCGAGAGTGCCGTATTATAATACC TTTACAAAAAGACATGAACTGGACTTCAGAGAAAGAGCTGGAAGAACAGGGCCAATAATTCAAAGTTCGGTCAAGAACTTTCAGCTGACAATGGAG GAGAAAGGAAAGCAGACTATTTTGCAGCTTGGGAAGATTGGGAAATCAAAATATGTAATGGATTATAG GTATCCTTTGACTGGTTACCAAGCATTTTGCATTTGTTTGGCATCCATTGATTCCAAGCTTTGTTGCTCAGTTTAG
- the LOC135582794 gene encoding large ribosomal subunit protein bL35c-like, which produces MASSSLFVVKLSPLALPPLRCSNAVRFSPSPLAVSLKNKLTSSATLYGSPLLLRRTHSPIPSSSSSSSSSLCRRSSSLVVFAAKGYKMKTHKASAKRFRVTGRGKIVRRRAGKQHLLAKKNTKRKLRLSKMHPVNKSDYDNVIGALPYLKVNRNAT; this is translated from the exons ATGGCCTCATCGTCTCTTTTCGTCGTCAAGCTCTCTCCCCTCGCGCTACCGCCACTTCGCTGCTCTAATGCCGTCCGTTTCTCCCCCTCTCCACTTGCAGTCTCTCTCAAGAACAAGCTCACCTCCTCCGCAACCCTATACGGGTCTCCTCTGCTGCTCCGGAGAACTCACTCTCCgatcccctcttcttcttcttcttcttcttcttccctctgtCGGAGATCTTCGAGTCTCGTGGTCTTTGCTGCCAAAGGATACAAGATGAAGACCCACAAG GCCTCCGCGAAGCGGTTCCGGGTAACGGGGCGGGGGAAGATTGTGAGGAGGCGGGCGGGGAAGCAGCACTTGCTGGCGAAGAAGAACACCAAGAGGAAGCTCCGGCTGTCCAAGATG CATCCAGTAAACAAGAGTGACTACGACAATGTCATTGGTGCACTACCGTACCTCAAAGTGAATCGAAACGCAACCTGA
- the LOC103981831 gene encoding uncharacterized protein LOC103981831 — MRSFARALRQVRAPSGVHRGALSHTGLGKDGKVLILGNSVADYSRNAFHGREIGRYLNQSTVLSRSLSTPAANDSEVSNYAGGAGPLSEYERRIASGELVDGDDFQVDTIQELQRLYRELAELEESCQLDRYTASKKSQRSRWLWSRLIPQSSYSPVKGLYLYGGVGTGKTMLMDLFFDQLPSNWRKKRIHFHDFMLNVHSRLQMHKGVSDPLEVVAGEISDESILLCLDEFMVTDVADALILNRLFRHLFSEGIVLVSTSNRAPDQLYEGGLQRDLFLPFIETLKERCVVHAIGSSTDYRKIGSAEKGFYFIGKGHTGFLKQKFQHLIGHDKPGQQVVEVVMGRKLQVPFGANGCAYFPFEELCDRPLGAADYFGLFKNFHTLTLDGVPRFGIHNRTAAYRFVTLVDVMYENKARLLCTAEASPVELFESIVTVADAQKISPRTSSRSQKKDDVDLCVDNELGFAKDRTISRLTEMNSREYLEQHEARLQEKASGEAHLNGVVVEA; from the exons ATGAGGTCATTTGCTCGAGCTCTTCGACAAGTTCGAGCTCCATCTGGGGTTCATCGGGGAGCGCTTTCGCACACTGGGTTAGGGAAAGATGGGAAAGTCTTGATTCTGGGTAATTCAGTTGCTGATTATTCGCGGAACGCCTTTCACGGCAGAGAAATTGGTAGATATTTGAACCAGAGTACGGTGCTATCGAGATCTCTGTCTACTCCTGCAGCAAATGACTCTGAAG TGTCTAACTATGCTGGAGGAGCTGGCCCTTTGTCGGAGTATGAAAGGAGAATTGCATCAGGAGAACTTGTTGATGGAGATGACTTTCAG GTAGATACCATTCAAGAACTGCAAAGGCTCTATCGGGAGCTTGCTGAGCTTGAAGAGAGTTGCCAATTGGATAGATATACTGCATCCAAGAAATCTCAGAG GAGTAGGTGGCTATGGTCCCGTCTCATTCCACAATCTTCATATTCACCAGTCAAAGGTCTATACCTGTATGGAGGAGTAGGCACTGGAAAAACAATGCTTATGGACTTGTTTTTTGATCAACT GCCGTCTAATTGGAGGAAAAAAAGAATTCATTTCCATGATTTTATGTTGAATGTACATAGCCGCCTGCAG ATGCACAAAGGAGTATCAGATCCACTTGAAGTTGTCGCAGGAGAGATATCAGATGAATCCATTCTTTTATGTCTTGATGAATTTATG GTAACTGATGTGGCTGATGCTCTGATATTGAATCGTCTTTTTCGGCATTTATTCAGTGAAGGCATT GTCCTTGTCTCAACTTCAAATCGTGCTCCAGATCAGCTGTATGAAGGTGGATTGCAGAGGGACCTATTTTTACCATTTATTGAGACCTTGAAG GAAAGGTGTGTAGTTCATGCAATTGGCTCATCGACTGACTACCGGAAAATAGGTTCG GCTGAGAAAGGTTTCTATTTTATTGGAAAGGGGCACACTGGATTTTTAAAACAGAAGTTTCAGCATTTGATAGGACATGATAAACCTGGACAACAAGTTGTAGAAGTTGTTATGGGAAGAAAATTGCAG GTTCCTTTTGGTGCTAATGGATGTGCATATTTTCCATTTGAAGAACTTTGTGATAGACCTTTGGGGGCAGCAGACTACTTTGGACTATTTA AAAATTTTCATACACTTACCCTGGATGGGGTGCCAAGATTTGGGATCCACAACAGGACTGCAGCATATCGCTTTGTCACATTGGTTGAT GTGATGTATGAAAACAAGGCTAGGCTGCTATGCACAGCCGAGGCATCCCCAGTCGAACTCTTTGAAAGTATTGTGACAGTTGCCGATGCTCAAAAGATATCACCAAGAACATCGTCACGGTCGCAGAAGAAAGATGATGTTGATCTTTGTGTCGACAACGAGCTAGGATTTGCTAAAGACCGCACAATTAGTAG ATTAACCGAGATGAACAGCAGGGAGTACTTGGAGCAGCATGAAGCCAGATTGCAGGAGAAGGCCTCTGGAGAAGCACATCTTAATGGTGTTGTTGTAGAAGCATGA
- the LOC135610519 gene encoding putative receptor-like protein kinase At1g80870, with translation MTSRRLSSPSLSASASHRHHVLHLAVAVSASSLLLLVLVLLVLFYFYLSLRRSPTLPLPSNTSPATAANPLRLRRFSYRALRSATASFDPSRSLGRGASAAVFRGVLPDGKSVAVKRLLSSSASCPSSPTRAASSDREFHNELHVLATLLPSPFVVSLLGYCLEGRRRRLLVYEYMPNGSLQEALFGSSSPLNWDRRFSIILDVAQALAFLHLQCDPPVVHGDIKPSNVLLGFDFQAKISDFGLSQMKVDANLGADFFSQDLGQSQELFKSQEDLAPESPQVDFALALRASSSIPCKKQPTPRGKETVAVASPVQDETFSFEHSKESRADPPLDEGRTESSDQLGKRWWWKQDGSGELSSKDYVREWIGSQICPSSNSDWDDGRRTPPEKCFDFRNSSRVEHSDVGDESLFGGSHERNPEKKQGRKKGVLPCDRKMREWWKEEYLAEMSKKGHCQKERKWLRTISDLGDDANKHGRDLTADAGFRKGWRKKRSQSVGSDMFSGDLLSRELSSTTSMRGTVCYVAPECHGCDQLMEKADIYSFGVLILVIVSGRRPLHVLPSPAKPEKASLVSWCRRLLQTGNLLELVDERLTDAYDKEQASLCINLALLCLQRIPELRPDGGDVVRILKGEMELPAVPCEFSPSPPAKHHGRSRRKASMDEE, from the coding sequence ATGACTTCCCGTCGCCTCTCTTCACCTTCCCTTTCCGCCTCCGCCTCCCACCGCCACCACGTCCTACATCTCGCAGTCGCTGTCTCCGCCTCCTCCCTGCtactcctcgtcctcgtcctcctcgtcctcttctACTTCTACCTCTCCCTTCGTCGCTCCCCCACCCTCCCCTTACCCTCCAACACCTCCCCCGCCACCGCCGCCAATCCCCTCCGCCTCCGCCGCTTCTCCTACCGCGCCCTCCGCTCCGCCACCGCCTCCTTCGACCCCTCCCGGTCCCTGGGCCGCGGCGCCTCCGCCGCCGTCTTCCGCGGCGTTCTACCCGACGGCAAGTCCGTCGCCGTCAAgcgtctcctctcctcctccgcctcctgtcCTTCCTCCCCCACCCGCGCCGCCTCTTCCGACCGCGAGTTCCACAACGAGCTCCACGTCCTCGCCACCCTCCTACCTTCCCCCTTCGTCGTCTCCCTCCTCGGCTACTGCCTCgagggccgccgccgccgcctcctcgtctacgagtacatgcccaACGGGAGCCTCCAGGAAGCCCTCTTCGGGTCCAGCTCCCCTCTCAACTGGGACCGCCGCTTCTCCATCATCCTCGACGTCGCCCAAGCTCTCGCCTTCCTCCACCTCCAGTGCGATCCCCCGGTCGTCCACGGTGACATCAAGCCCAGCAATGTGCTCCTCGGCTTCGATTTCCAGGCCAAGATTTCCGATTTTGGTCTCTCCCAGATGAAGGTCGACGCCAATCTCGGCGCCGATTTCTTCAGCCAAGATCTCGGTCAGAGCCAGGAGCTGTTCAAGAGCCAGGAGGACCTCGCTCCGGAGAGCCCACAGGTAGACTTCGCCCTCGCCCTCCGTGCTTCTTCATCGATTCCGTGCAAGAAGCAACCGACTCCCAGGGGGAAGGAAACAGTGGCAGTCGCCTCCCCCGTCCAAGACGAGACTTTTAGCTTTGAACACAGTAAGGAATCGAGAGCGGATCCTCCGCTGGATGAAGGAAGGACGGAGTCGAGCGATCAATTGGGGAAGCGTTGGTGGTGGAAGCAGGACGGAAGCGGAGAATTGAGCAGCAAAGACTACGTCAGAGAGTGGATCGGGAGCCAAATTTGCCCCTCGAGCAACTCCGACTGGGACGACGGCCGGAGGACTCCCCCCGAGAAGTGCTTCGATTTCAGGAACTCGAGTCGCGTGGAGCATTCGGATGTTGGAGATGAAAGCCTCTTCGGCGGTTCCCACGAGAGGAATCCGGAGAAGAAACAGGGGAGGAAGAAAGGCGTGCTCCCCTGCGACAGGAAGATGAGGGAATGGTGGAAGGAGGAGTACTTGGCAGAAATGAGCAAGAAGGGACATTGCCAGAAAGAGCGGAAGTGGCTCCGAACGATCAGTGATCTCGGCGATGATGCTAATAAGCATGGCCGAGACTTGACCGCGGATGCAGGCTTCAGAAAGggatggaggaagaagaggagtcaGTCAGTGGGCAGCGACATGTTCAGCGGTGATCTGCTCAGTAGGGAGCTGAGCAGCACGACGAGCATGAGAGGCACGGTGTGCTACGTCGCTCCAGAGTGCCATGGCTGTGATCAGCTGATGGAGAAGGCCGATATATACAGCTTCGGGGTTCTGATCCTTGTCATCGTCTCCGGGAGGAGGCCGCTGCACGTGCTGCCGTCGCCGGCGAAGCCAGAGAAGGCGAGCTTGGTGAGCTGGTGCAGGCGGTTGCTTCAAACCGGCAATCTCCTGGAGCTCGTGGATGAGAGGTTGACGGATGCATATGACAAGGAACAGGCGAGCCTTTGCATCAACCTGGCTCTCTTGTGCTTGCAGAGGATTCCGGAGCTGCGGCCGGACGGTGGCGACGTCGTCAGAATTCTCAAGGGGGAGATGGAACTTCCGGCTGTGCCATGCGAGTTTTCTCCTTCCCCTCCTGCGAAACACCATGGCAGGTCAAGAAGAAAAGCTTCCATGGATGAAGAGTAG